Below is a genomic region from Anoplolepis gracilipes chromosome 1, ASM4749672v1, whole genome shotgun sequence.
AAGCACGTAACTATAAAAGGAGCCGGGGGTTGCGAATCGTCGCTAGATTAAAAAGAGGCTCCCTTTTTCGCTTGCTCTTTTATGCCGGTGCGCGCCGCGCCCTACACGCATCGCGCGGTTCCTCCGGTCCGTAACACGTTAACGTTAcgcttacatatacatacacatgtagGTATAGGTAGGTAGTATATACCAAGTATTCGTACATTCACGCGCATTCGATATCTCGCGACCGTCCGTCCGCTGGAAAAGCAATTCGATCTGGCAGCGCGAGTATACGGTGGGTACGGCCACCCTCGTCTCTTGCCCCTTTTATCTCTTTCCAGACCTGCTCAAGCGTCGGATTTCCCGATGCTGAATTCGACTTCGCGATGTGCCCACTCTTGCGTTTATCGGAAATGCAAATTGCGGCAAACGTGAGCGTGATTACTGATTTCCGCCGGTTAGCGTCAAGATACCGATCCTGAATACGACTTAATTACATCGTGTTAAATAGCTAAAGATAATATTCTGGACATTcgttcatttaataatataattaataatttgcttatttatctatttatgtgACATGCATCTTGCATGGTTTTacagtaaaatttattgttagatagaaataattttttttttaacttggaTATTTTGTGtcgcaaaaaaataatcatttagcataaataaaagtattgataATTTGATGgctatatattaagaaaaatatattttaattatatatttaaattaaaatatttaattattttaacaagatATGTTTAActcttataaagaaaataattattccaaaattaatttaacgtaaattaattacaagtttaatttattcaatacatTAACACGCAAAATACTCATTTTTTTTGCTTGCGCACGAAGttacattacatttaaatgtaatagtCTTGTATCATAGCGCAAATACTTGAGAAACAGTAATTATCAAGATAAATGCCTAACGTTGTAACAAGTAACATAATACCTGCAACGCACAATGCATGTCTATCCGCTTCTATTGCATGTACGCAAGGCCTACAATGCtcatattacaataattaagtACTGTGACTGATCATATTATTACTCCACAATACAGAATACAAggataaatatgaataatcagTCTGACAATGAGACACAATCAGCTGTTTGAATAAGTTTTGTGATCCATAGAATTTATGTCActgattatctttttaaatatatgagtGTACGTgttacaagaaatattttgttaatacatgatttttaaaaacctttattaatttatagctaAAAAGTTTCTGATaagtaatcttttttataaaaaaaaaatatatagaaaagaattaGATTTGATCAGATTAAaagaatgcaaataaataaatactatctTGAAATAATTACTGTTGCATTCAGCCTGATTTTCATTTCATCTTTGTATCACCTTATTCTTACTAAGCTTAAATCATACGAGTTATGATCGTTTAATTCTCGCtctttgtcatttttatctcgaaaacgagagagataactggataaagaaagaatgagaaagaaaacgtCTGTACATTCGCGGATACAGGCCCATCGGTAAATGGATGGATGAATCTGGGCGAAAAAGGGTGCCTTTGAGCTGCCGAGTCCGTTGCTGCCAGATTAATTAACGAAGCACTCGCCCGGGGACCGGAGGAGGGATCAGCAGCAACTCCGTTATCAGGGTGGAGGGCTAATAGACAGATACCCTTGCCTACTTATCTATCAGTCCACCTCTCGATCAACCTCCTTTTTATCGAACGGCGAACATCGCTTCCATTCGCGTCAATCGTTAACTAATCGCTCGTGTTACGACAATTATCTCagttcaaattatttatttatatatatatatatatatatatatatatatatatatatatgaaaaaatagttTACTCATTTTACTAtcagaataattaaatgttcacATAAAAgctcaattaataatttcaatttctcttctctccttgTCGGTactaaatgttatataaacttatgactaaaaaaattctaaaaaataaacgtgTTTGTCACaagtttttttaagaaaacaagaaataaagGATTCAAATGTGGGTCACAAGCaactttacataatttatttaaaagtcacTTAAACTAAAAGAGCCCACACACtttcttattaatactttaataataaactgtaattatttttctacatatattttgatatttatttacctTTGAATGCTGATGCGAATTTAAAACTCTCGTGGAGTCCCGTAGCGCTGAGGAagagtttaaatataatcgtcGGAATCATCCGGCCGTTTGTTTCGCGTTACAGATCTGCCAAAGATTTCGAAGCGTCCATCTAAGTAATTACTGAAGCTTAGGAGTGTCGTCGGGGTTGGGACTAGCCCGATGATGATTAAATGCGAGAGATAAGATACAACCGCTCTCCCTCCGCGCGCATGCAGTACTTTCATGTTAAACCGAGTCCCTTAATTGAAGTAGCAGCCTTTTGAATATTCTAAAGCGACGTATTATCTGAAACAGTATATAACGTAGCggttaatgattattttcgaATACGCATAAAGATCTTCGTGATAAAAacgtgtaatttaaattttaacatctttttattacaatatttatctctttatttataaatattattttaatgttctttttttcaatttctttttttataccattatatatttaatttatgtaatattacgtACAATATGTTatacacttttataaaaaaatataaaacaagaaacATATATcgaaaacacaaaaaaaaataaaaaaaaaaaaaaaaaaatgtgaaagagTTGAGGCACAGcctgtatgtattatatttcttgaatACTCAAATTAATTCTCCAAAGAACTGACGTGCGCAAATGCGCGGCCTTTCTCTGCGCTAATAGACTCGTCGTCTGCTCTCTTGCGCTTTCGCTTTCTAAAGCACAACGTTGACCCCGGCGTTCTAGGGATAATCGACTGAAAATAACCCCAAGAGACGAGTACCGGGACCCCCCCTGGATCCCTGATAGAGTCATCCTTCAATACAGCCTAGTGCATCTGTTCCTTTTGAAAGAGAACGAGTGACTCCAACAATTAGAGAAGCAAAAGCAGCAGAAATCCTATCGAGAGACCGCGCGCTGCGTGACCTGCGTCTTATTTCTCGCTTAGAATGATCGGAATCGTCGAGATTACGCGAGCGTACATCTGCAAGGATATTATCCGAGAAACTAATAGATATAATCGCATCAATCTCAGTTAACCCTGAGGAGCACGAGCAAGTGAATAGAATAGACGCGATAGAGAGCCATAAGGCTCtaagaaaattctaaaaaaaatcaaacaaatgccaaatattttctataattacgtactctataaaaatataaagtattcaaatatatatatatttaaatataaatattaaatatatatatatatatattatattttaaataatttaataattattaataaattggaaataaaaaaagtttttcaaaattttaataaaaattgtaaagtaaGCGAGAACCAAAAATCatacgatattttaaataatatatcagagATGAGCTGCTATTGACTTTCATTTCATTATAGTGTGGTTAAGGGTTAACGTTAGTGCATGTAGAGATATAATTGGCTTTTGTGCTTATAGAATTTCCTACAATTAAAGCATTTGCATAACGCAATAGCGTGTCGGAAATATCTTTTCATCAAACTGATGAGCAACCAGCGCGAGCcgtgtattatatacaaaaggTGATAGATTGTCGGGGACAGACACGCTAGGGGCTTGTTCGTTTAATACTCACCCCCgactatatatattcaatacaaACACAGTGCAGGAGTGACTGTTGCttgtattcaaattatatataagagctagcaaatgtgtatttatttttcttatcttttcaaACCGTTTCAACATAAGTCTCTTACCTTaaactgaatataaataaagttaaataaaaatgtttacctTCTGAAGCTGCTCTAATTTCACATTTCCTATGTAATAtgcaaattctaaaaatatatatatatatctttctttacaTTTCCGTTTAAGAATAAATCGAACGTAGAATCGTAAAGAACGTTAACTACACAAACGTAAAACTACACAaactgttgaaaaaaatagcaagTACTTTTATCGTTACCTATGCATCACGAGAGTCGCTCGACTAAAAGACGCCTTACAAAAACGGAATGCCCGGCTTTAAATCCCAGCTGATTGCAAGTTGCTGAGCGCAGCGTCGTGATTATCAAAGCGCAGTCTGTGCGATCGGCGGTGGTTCGCGGTTGAACGAAAGTGCTAAACGACCAATAAGGAAGTAATAGCAATACACagaaagacaaagagagaaagagcaaagggggaagggggaagggggaggcAAAACCCTGGCGGTGGACCGGCGCGGCGAAGGGGTGGTTCCGCGCGCAATTACGGATTTTGAGTGACAGATGCTCGCCCAGTCGGCAGTCGGAAGATTAAAACAAGTAATCAAAGTCCCAGTAGCCACCCCGGGATGGATATGGATGGATGCACGCCTCCGGCCCCCTCACCCTTGCCCCGTTTCACCCTGCTGTCATCCTGTGCATCCTCTTCTGGTTTTCCCCTTCCCCTtccgttttctctctctttcgtcgtGTCTTCTCGCTTCAAAGCCCTCGTACCCCACGAGTTTTGCTCCTCCTTTACTCATCTTATTCCCTCCTGGAAGTAGCAAACCACCAAGAGGGTAAGCCCCGCTACTATAATATCCACCTATAGCCGTCATCAAGGCGCGCCTTGAATGCTCCTTTAAGAAAATGTTCCTTTCGCGAGCAGTCGCGTAGGAAGATTATTAGGCGTCTTGAAGAGACGGGTGAGAGCGGAAGAGGGATTGGAAATGAGTTATATTCAAACGACGCCAACTTTCTATCCTACTTAAAGTGCTGAAGATGTGTCCAATGCGTCAATAATAAAGAttctttaaagagaaaaaaatcatatataagaaTCATTactatataatgaaaatttgctacataaaattttgccataaatatatatgtaaattcaaCAAGaatctctaaaaataataaaaatacagccgtatgtgtataattattattatatattaatctaatttaattacatgatttttttttatatgtgagaCCTTAAGAGAAACTATCggctttaataaattttattcatcgttataattaaaagctaacatttttcgataaaataaaaattagtatagcACTTGCCAAGATCATAGAGCGCAGGCACAATTAGGACCCGAAACCTTACTGTTACACGCTTGACTGTCCCACAATAGAAGAACCGTAAACCGAGGGCGATGGACAAGAAATCCCTCGATTAGACTCTGCAATATAATACCGATATAATCTGACCACTTAATcggcaaaatataatagtgaatTGAACAATTATGGTTGCAATCTCTCTTGCTCCGTGACTACAAAGCAAATTATTTCAGAAAACTACGGGTAATATCGCCTTTGATTCGAAATccttttaacatatattaatgtaaatactaATGAAATctataaatcgaaaaattaatgctCAAATTTGCTTCTTAaagtaagtaataaaaataaaaatagaaataaaaaaactcacAATCGCGCGTGCATTTATTTCTATCTTAACTTCCCGATATCTCTGTCAAGATATcgcttttacaatatatttacaaaaatgataAGAACAAATGCATACGTGAAAGTAAAAAGAGATTCCATTTTCCATTTTACTCAAGTAAACCCTGCATCTCTGTATCACCGGAGAATTCCTTTTCCTCCTATTTTACGCTTTGCGACGATAATGAAGCCGCGTCGCTGCGACATACAATTTGTCGGCACACGGCGGTACCGCGAGACGCGAACACGCTACACGGTGACGCGAATGTGATTAGTCTCGAGATTTTCAAGCGAGCGCGAGGATGGCGCACCAGGATTGGATTTGGCCGGGGCGCAGGGAATGGAGGATGAGCCGTTTATCTCAGGCGTCGCTTTTCAGCAGTTTTTCTCCCTCTCGCGATCTCCCTTCTTGCGCGATGCGCCCCGACTCTTTGCTTCCCGAGGCTCTCATCTCTGGTTACTTTATCCCTTCCTCCCGGGGCGTTCCCCGAGCCGCCGTGGTGCCCCGAGACGCGTGTATATCCTCTTCTCCTCCTCGCGAAATAATAAGCTCGCTCTACTAAATTTATCATGAGCAGCTTTTAGAAGCGGCAGCATGCGCCAACGGCGCACCTGCCAGCTTACCTGCCTGCTGACATTGTAACGGCTTTTAATTCCGTCATCTACCTCTCACGCTGCGTTCTAATTATCTTATGGCATCCGCGCATATACGCTCTCGTGTTACAACGTAATTTTAGCAACCATGCTAATTGCTCATATTCTACGCTGTCACATTTTAGCGTGAATTGAACAATCCCCCTCCCATCgctgagaaataatttatgcaaaaaataatacaaatatttattggacattttatatcataaaaataagatatttttgtaaaaattatttatgtaaaaattcaagtaCATTCTCTTCATATGTGTAACGAAAGATTGAAATGCAGGATGCCATCTATGATTCAAATATGTCCCTATTTATTATGTCTATGTGTGTAAACACACAAAATTGAGTTATCATTACGACATTATATCTATACTTTGTAGcctagattaaaaaaaatatataaattgacaatttaagttgtgtatatcataaaattaaagatttgttttattaatctgtataattattatttcttaaagtgtatacacacacatacatttcagcataatttcagatttttttttttcattgtcaaAACCacaaagtatatgtataatattattaattaatttatatatatatataaaattcaaaattcctGTACTAAGCGAAAAAgtgagatttattaataattctaataattcaaataaaatcatacaaaaatacaaagaattttatctcaattttcaattgcatctaaaattatatataataattcttcgaATAAATCAAGTTGTTAAGTGCtagatgaagaaaaaaaataatctaaaatatatctaaataaaaaatataaatggcaactttcaagaatatatttacaattggTGATTGTATTTATCGATTACAATCACAAGAACGAAAAAAAGATTCGACACAAAACATTCCAAAAcccgaaaaaaaattaattaaacaataacaaTTAACTAACTTAATCAATTCAAgagaattattcttttttttttacattcggCGTTTGctataaattatctataacACCTGAATACGATTTCTCTTAAGTCCTTCACACATAAattcatacaaaaatataagcatAGAATGTGCATGAAAGGAGCATATAAATACGATATTAGATTTTGATGTTTTTTGGttttgttcattttatataagcaattaaaatattaatcatctTTGTTACACATACTATAGctatatcatattaaattacaatataatctattatatcgTACATATGCCTGCCCTTTAAAGAAATCATTAAATGTATTacctaaattaattaactgaaTCAAAATACTCTTTGCTGTCTTTTGGATTTGGTTTGATAGTTTTGGAATCTGGCTGCCAGTTTGCAGGACACACTTCTCCATGCTTCTCAACAAATTGAAAAGCTTTGATTAATCTCAATGTCTCATCAATGCTTCTACCAACTGGAAGATCATTGACGCTAAACTGTCGAAGAATTCCCTCCTTGTCTATGACAAAGAGACCTCTAAGCGCAATTCCCAAATCTTGTAATAGAACATTGTATTTACTTGATGTTTCCTTATTAAAATCACTTAAAAGAGGATAACCTAAGTCTCCTCCAAGGCCACCTTGTTTTCTAGGAGTATTAATCCATGCCAAATGGCTAAAATGCGAATCTGTTGAAACTCCAATTACTTGTGTATTTAATGCCTCAAATTCTGAGATTCTTTCACTAAATGCTATAATTTCTGTTGGGCAAACAAATGTGCTACAAATAAGATGTaaagattatacatattatagataattacaaaaacagtttaaaaaataatttaaataaaactacttACAAGTCCAATGGGTAGAAAAAGAGAACAACATATTTCCCCTTGTAGTCGCTCAATTTAATTTCCTTAAAGTCACCTTTAACTACTGCGGTGCCAGAAAACTCTGGGGCAGGTTTCTGAATTTGTGGCCAATTGCTAAGCAACTTTGAACTCACTGTAAAATTACGAGTACATTCTGCCACCAGtgtgttatttgtttttgCCAATGATCCAGTTGCAGTGACAAGctgtaaatatattcatattaattaataaaaggcAAGAATTAAGTCTGTTTAGATGATTCGtgacaaaattcaaatttgtttataatttttacattctttatatgtgtataatctgatacatatatctagtatatctatacatttttacttcttcaaatatgtatatatgaccaaaataatgtatgatataaataaatataattataaattattattattttatgtgtgtatgtatgaatTCTAATTCTTGAATGTTGTCATGaattaatacttataaaatgtactttaCACTTATATCGAGATGTATAACTTGTATTATAACCATGTTTGCATGCAATGAATCGGCAAAAtgcataaatatgtaattttaatcagAATCACGAGAGAATATATACGGATTTGGTAATGCTTACCAATTTTCTGCCTTGTAGGTACAGTGGAGCGAGTAATCGAAACATTGTAAGATCAAAGAATATAAAGCTTGTGATATAACTATAGAATTTGTAGAGTTATAGAATCGTAGAGTCGAAGAAAAATCTTGTGCTGCAAATACAAGTAAGTTTCGCCAACTTTATTCGccccttttttttaaaagtgcgTATTCTACAAGCAGCAATTCCGCGTGGAGTAAAAGATGATAAAAAGGTTATGAAATACTTTGATAtgcaagaatataaaaaaaaaaaaattttctacaaattttatcatgtttatatgttaaatgttacgatcaatattaaagtaacatatgaaataattacgttcgtCAACgcatagaaataattataaaattagaaagacAAAAGTTGGCAACACTTACTCAAAATAGAAATTAGtttacaatttgaaaaatgtactttttagAAAGAATTATTGCATAAACATGTGTGCAAAGTGATTGAAAAGAGCAATGCTATTAGCTCGAGTACAATCTACAATGTTTATCAAATACATaatgtgaattatataaaaaaatatatatatctataattggCACACATACAAAGCacataatataatcatgtttattgaaataacAACATTATAAGAATCTTGTGGTCATTCTTATTAaatgaatgtgtgtgtgtgtgtgtgtgtgtgcacacacatttatataatatgtaagtatatctctctgtatatgtaatataaagatttcaaTACAGATGCAGAAAAACGTTAGATTATTCACAcatgtgtatacataaatatacacaacacacacacacaaactctgtttctatatatatgtataatatatatatatattaatttttatttatataattaaaaattaatatacatataattgttaacACATCACATACGCACAACATACATGTAACACACATAACATCAAAAAATGCTATTCAATTAAGGTAGGGAAGATTTTGATGAATTATTTCTGTTTAActaaaatttcaaagtaagatttaaaattgatacaaGAGAATGaaggaattattttctttgatagGGATGAAACAAATGCAAGATAGTTAAGAAATTTGATAACAATTCCATATTAGCCCTTATGAAACATGAATCAGCTCTTAATTCAGCAACGTCTCGTTCCACTAAGAAGACGAATGATCACAATGTgcattagtttttaaaaactgcacaaaataatattttcatatatatataaatctcaaaCATATTATGTCAATTTGAATAAGTTCTTTCAATTGGAAGCCGTTGCTGTTGCACTCGGTGCGAGAGTGGACGCTGATGTGGATTCCTCTGTCACAATacgtcgatttttttttattctcttccaTTCGCCGTTTGTATAGTTCATTTGGAAATGGGTTTCTACTAACATCGGCACGGTTGTTCCATCCGACTGCGTTACTTCTTCTATGTTCTCTGATAGCATCACTGTGACTATATTGCCCAATTTTGGACAAGGATTATCTGCAAACAAAATCAATAGCATTATAACATGACttgtaaaagagaaagatatagagaatctatatagaaaaaaaataaacatacccCTAGATCCAGCCATAAAACCTAAGATGAGGGCTTTTTCTGGACGTGTTACTTTATTTGCAGTTCTAAACATTTCTTGCGCTTCCAACATTTGCTCTCGCTATAATTCAATAATGATAAtcttatcattttaaataatatatatcattaattaaaataatacatagttatataaaatatataataaaaattttgcacaaaCTTAGGATCACACAATGAAATGGCATAAACTTACCGTAAGAGATAGGCCCTTTCTTGTATTAGCCGCCGCATTAGGTTGCGCGGTAGTCTGTATACGTATCTGTGTGACTGTCTGAGCTGGTCTGACTGTTTGCACAGCAACAGGTGTACTTTCCACAGGTGCTATCACCGTCGATGAAACTACTACTGGTAATACAGTAGCAGGCGTTGTGGGAGTAGTTAATGTGGTAGCTGTATGACATAAaatgctttataaaaatttaaacaaaaattaacacgatccctaaaaatttttatgatgtcGATCTTACGTGTTTGCGGTGCAGTCGTAACTGAAATGCTGCTTGGCGTACTAGGCGCGACATAAGATTGCGCTGTAACCACGACTGGTGCAACCGGTGTAGCGGGTGGATTTATCGAGGTCAATCCTTGCGCGTATTCCGGAGTCGCCGGAGTTTCCGCGACTGGCGTGACTGCTGAAGCCGCTGCCGCTGCAGCGGCCGCTTGCGCTTCCGCAACCTTCTTTTGTTGCTCTTCCAATTCCAGcatcttcttcctcttttttgcTTGTGCATATCCGAGAGGCTGTTCATTAATATCGAGTAATTTAATACCACCATCTTTTCGGATTCTACTGCTAATCGATGTTCTGTTGGACATAGAAGTGCTCGTAAGTGAAGGAGACCGAAAACCACTCGTTGGCACTCTGCTGGGGATCCCTTTTAAAGGAGCTAAAAAGTTTACATA
It encodes:
- the Tpx-3 gene encoding thioredoxin peroxidase 3; this encodes MFRLLAPLYLQGRKLLVTATGSLAKTNNTLVAECTRNFTVSSKLLSNWPQIQKPAPEFSGTAVVKGDFKEIKLSDYKGKYVVLFFYPLDFTFVCPTEIIAFSERISEFEALNTQVIGVSTDSHFSHLAWINTPRKQGGLGGDLGYPLLSDFNKETSSKYNVLLQDLGIALRGLFVIDKEGILRQFSVNDLPVGRSIDETLRLIKAFQFVEKHGEVCPANWQPDSKTIKPNPKDSKEYFDSVN
- the Nelf-a gene encoding negative elongation factor A, giving the protein MANVRDSDTSLWLHNKLGTSNDSWTGSSICSQLNAEVLRNIKDCFPDLQTQVKLKLLLSFFHIPRRNVEEWRVELEEIIEVASLDSELWVSMLSEAMKTFPSTGSLNTDITDLDEHRPIFGELVNDLRKLLKKQNDPAMLPLECHYLNKTALISVVGQQPTPVKHFTLKRKPKSAALRVELLQKSTDAANNLKKSAAPTVPVRSRGMPRKMTDTTPLKGIPSRVPTSGFRSPSLTSTSMSNRTSISSRIRKDGGIKLLDINEQPLGYAQAKKRKKMLELEEQQKKVAEAQAAAAAAAASAVTPVAETPATPEYAQGLTSINPPATPVAPVVVTAQSYVAPSTPSSISVTTAPQTPTTLTTPTTPATVLPVVVSSTVIAPVESTPVAVQTVRPAQTVTQIRIQTTAQPNAAANTRKGLSLTREQMLEAQEMFRTANKVTRPEKALILGFMAGSRDNPCPKLGNIVTVMLSENIEEVTQSDGTTVPMLVETHFQMNYTNGEWKRIKKNRRIVTEESTSASTLAPSATATASN